From Phragmites australis chromosome 5, lpPhrAust1.1, whole genome shotgun sequence, a single genomic window includes:
- the LOC133918937 gene encoding 7-deoxyloganetin glucosyltransferase-like, whose translation MSTRAAGGEKPAAHAVFFPLPAQGHVAAALHLAKLLHVRGGVRVTFVHSDRNRRRLVRSRGPDALAGTPSFRFAAVPDGLPLPPSDEDDDDHSPHHFVALLSSIKASVPHLKNLLDDTATAGAPATCVVSDIECVLLAAREVGLPAVAFWTTSACGLMASLQCQQLIDKGLVPLKNAEQLSNGYLEGTVVDSVPGMPADMRLRDFVSFIRTTDPDDAMLGTVLRHMQCLRIVPSAIILNTLDELEGEVVAALLAILPPIYTVGLLPLLAERVVAGSPLDTLRANLAREDDSCLEWLVSKRPRSVVYVNFGSIAVLTSQQLVEFAWGLANSGYEFLMVIRDVQAKGAGGPTAMLPLELVEETKERGYITSWCPQREVLRHEAVGAFLTHCGWNSMLESITSGVPMLCWPFGAEQPTNCRFACTEWRVGVEIGGDVKRGEVEMLVREIMGGEKGKEMRQRAAEWKERAAAAASLPGGSSWVTLERLVREVFQAHHKDDLD comes from the exons ATGTCGACGCGAGCTGCCGGCGGCGAAAAGCCAGCCGCGCACGCGGTGTTCTTCCCGTTGCCGGCGCAGGGCCACGTCGCGGCCGCGCTGCACCTGGCCAAGCTCCTCCATGTCCGGGGCGGCGTCCGTGTCACCTTCGTCCACTCCGACCGCAACCGCCGCCGACTCGTCCGCTCGCGGGGCCCAGACGCCCTCGCCGGTACCCCTAGCTTCCGCTTTGCCGCCGTCCCCGATGGCCTGCCGCTGCCGCCTTCTGACGAGGATGACGACGACCACTCTCCACATCATTTTGTTGCCCTGTTATCCTCCATCAAGGCCTCCGTTCCGCACCTCAAGAATCTCCTCGACGATACTGCCACCGCCGGTGCACCGGCGACTTGTGTCGTCTCCGACATCGAGTGTGTCCTTCTTGCTGCCAGGGAGGTGGGCCTCCCGGCCGTGGCCTTCTGGACGACGAGCGCCTGTGGGCTCATGGCGTCCTTGCAGTGCCAGCAACTCATCGACAAAGGCTTAGTTCCACTCAAAA ATGCAGAGCAGCTGAGCAATGGCTACCTCGAGGGCACGGTCGTCGACTCGGTGCCCGGGATGCCGGCGGACATGCGACTTCGTGACTTCGTAAGCTTCATCCGCACGACTGACCCCGACGACGCCATGCTCGGCACCGTCCTTCGACATATGCAGTGCCTCCGGATCGTCCCGTCAGCCATCATCCTCAACACGTTAGACGAGTTGGAGGGTGAGGTCGTCGCCGCCCTGTTGGCCATCCTTCCGCCCATCTACACCGTCGGGCTGCTCCCGCTGCTCGCGGAACGCGTCGTCGCCGGCAGCCCGCTCGACACGCTGCGCGCCAACCTCGCCAGGGAGGACGACAGCTGTCTGGAGTGGCTCGTAAGCAAGCGGCCTCGCTCTGTGGTGTACGTCAACTTTGGCAGCATAGCCGTCTTGACGAGCCAGCAGCTGGTGGAGTTCGCGTGGGGGTTGGCCAACAGTGGCTACGAGTTCTTGATGGTGATCAGAGATGTCCAAGCCAAGGGTGCCGGCGGCCCGACCGCCATGTTACCGCTGGAGCTCGTCGAGGAGACGAAGGAGCGGGGCTACATCACAAGCTGGTGCCCCCAGAGGGAAGTGCTCCGGCATGAGGCGGTGGGTGCGTTCCTGACACATTGTGGATGGAACTCGATGCTCGAGAGCATCACTTCCGGAGTACCCATGTTGTGTTGGCCCTTCGGCGCTGAACAGCCAACGAACTGCCGGTTCGCCTGCACGGAGTGGCGCGTTGGAGTGGAGATCGGCGGCGACGTCAAGAGAGGGGAGGTGGAGATGCTTGTGAGGGAGATAATGGGAGGGGAGAAAGGGAAAGAAATGAGGCAGCGAGCTGCCGAATGGAAGGAGAGGGCCGCAGCTGCGGCTTCACTGCCAGGTGGGTCCTCTTGGGTCACCCTAGAGAGGTTGGTCAGAGAGGTCTTCCAGGCTCATCATAAAGATGACCTCGATTAA